The Lycium ferocissimum isolate CSIRO_LF1 chromosome 10, AGI_CSIRO_Lferr_CH_V1, whole genome shotgun sequence genome window below encodes:
- the LOC132034127 gene encoding uncharacterized protein LOC132034127, with translation MERSEPALVPEWLRSTTGSVTGGGGSSSPHFASSSLHSDVSLSALSSRNRSPRSVSDKDSPRSVFLDRSSSSNSRRSSSGTNSKHPYSSFNRNHRDKNREREKERSGTVDLWDHDVSDPLGNILAGRVDKNSLRRSQSLVSRKPGELLPRRTEESKGGFNSTHNSGNGIHSGGSSFNGNQKTTFEKDFPSLGIEERQVTRVSSPGLSSAVQSLPIGNSALLGGADKWTSALAEVPPIIGSIGMGSSASQQSVAAAPTPSASSGTASLNMAEALSQAAPRARATTQIPDKTQRLEELAIKQSRQLIPVIPSMPKASVSSSADKSKQPKSTARTNEMVGIAKSTQQPFNTQLANQPRNVQVRAEAPATSHGKTLLVLKPGRENGVTSLSKEALSPANNTGSRLANCPPAVSPSAPVVTSPTSRVTSLETKAAALSLKPRSTVEKRSSLSQAQSRSDFFNLMRKKTSVNSSTVLPDSGMASSNIREQSGLKTKDEDSASLSPCVSENGSELTSNGDPHEAQNHVQRHNDVKENNLSINGALYPDEEEAAFLRSLGWEENAGEDEGLTEEEINNFYEEYMKLKPSLKVYKGAQPKCLMMPEMHFATNPGTASSGTTSSKSDA, from the exons ATGGAAAGGAGTGAACCAGCTTTAGTTCCAGAATGGTTGAGAAGTACTACTGGAAGTGTTACTGGGGGTGGTGGCTCTTCAAGTCCCCACTTTGCATCCTCTTCTTTGCATTCAG ATGTTAGTTTATCCGCGCTGTCTTCTCGCAATAGATCTCCTAGGAGTGTAAGTGACAAAGATAGCCCACGTTCTGTGTTTTTGGATCGCAGTTCATCATCAAATTCTAGGCGTAGTTCTAGTGGTACTAATTCGAAGCATCCGTACAGTAGTTTTAATAGAAATCATCGTGATAAAAATCgtgaaagagagaaagaaagatcaGGTACTGTTGATCTATGGGATCATGATGTGTCTGATCCTCTGGGGAACATCTTAGCTGGTAGAGTTGATAAGAACAGCTTGAGGCGCTCTCAGTCGCTGGTGTCCAGGAAACCCGGCGAGCTCTTGCCCCGCAGAACTGAGGAATCAAAAGGTGGATTTAATAGCACCCATAATAGTGGCAATGGTATTCATTCTGGGGGAAGCAGTTTTAACGGTAACCAGAAGACAACATTTGAGAAGGATTTTCCTTCTCTTGGGATTGAAGAGAGGCAGGTAACCAGAGTTTCATCGCCTGGTTTGAGCTCAGCAGTTCAGAGTTTGCCAATTGGAAACTCGGCTTTGCTTGGTGGTGCTGATAAATGGACCTCCGCATTGGCAGAGGTGCCTCCTATAATTGGCAGCATTGGTATGGGGAGCTCAGCTTCTCAACAAAGTGTTGCTGCAGCTCCAACACCTAGTGCTTCAAGTGGGACGGCTAGCCTTAACATGGCTGAAGCATTGTCACAAGCAGCGCCACGCGCCCGTGCCACCACCCag ATCCCTGACAAAACACAGAGGCTCGAGGAATTAGCTATAAAGCAATCCAGACAGTTGATACCTGTGATACCCTCAATGCCTAAAGCCTCG GTTTCCAGTTCTGCTGATAAATCAAAGCAGCCAAAATCCACAGCTAGGACAAATGAGATGGTTGGAATAGCTAAGAGTACACAACAACCTTTTAACACTCAACTTGCTAATCAGCCCCGTAACGTGCAAGTCAGAGCGGAAGCTCCAGCTACCTCTCATGGCAAAACTCTTCTGGTTCTGAAGCCAGGACGGGAAAATGGGGTCACCTCTTTGTCAAAAGAAGCATTGAGTCCAGCTAACAACACTGGCAGTAGACTAGCTAATTGCCCTCCTGCTGTTTCTCCTTCAGCTCCTGTTGTGACTAGTCCAACTTCAAGGGTGACTTCCCTTGAAACCAAGGCTGCCGCATTGTCACTGAAGCCACGATCTACTGTGGAGAAGAGATCTTCCCTGTCTCAAGCCCAAAGCAGGAGTGATTTTTTCAATCTTATGAGGAAGAAGACTTCTGTAAATTCTTCTACTGTCCTTCCAGACTCTGGTATGGCTTCATCTAACATTAGGGAGCAATCTGGTCTTAAAACTAAAGATGAGGATAGTGCTTCATTGAGTCCTTGTGTTTCTGAAAATGGAAGTGAGCTAACCAGCAATGGAGACCCTCATGAAGCTCAAAACCATGTTCAAAGACATAATGATGTCAAGGAGAACAACTTGTCCATAAATGGAGCGCTATATCCAGATGAAGAAGAGGCTGCCTTCCTACGTTCTCTTGGTTGGGAGGAAAATGCCGGGGAAGATGAAGGCCTGACCGAGGaagaaattaataatttttatgaGGAG TATATGAAACTGAAGCCATCGTTGAAGGTCTACAAAGGTGCCCAGCCAAAGTGTTTGATGATGCCTGAGATGCACTTTGCTACTAATCCTGGAACTGCTTCTTCCGGGACTACTTCATCTAAATCTGATGCTTGA
- the LOC132034972 gene encoding probable transcription factor At5g61620, protein MGRNCTLCGRNGHNHRTCSEKGKCIKLFGVKISTTASNTAMSKKDYGRKIKKGIKWTEDEQRAFLKGLELHGKGNWAKICKDFLPNRTSTQIASHAQKYFMRLDASNERKNRKKPSVFDVHLEKSMNLEEITQDTTANTVVSEHAIAPGENNQERDKETPIAAISTSQVPSYLPNYMMKVPTHNVLPLTWVYMYPYGQYHHHNVHYASTSASATTFDKPLSGISSSSSKDNLELTL, encoded by the coding sequence ATGGGGAGGAACTGCACATTGTGTGGTCGCAATGGGCATAATCACAGAACGTGCAGTGAGAAAGGCAAGTGCATCAAATTGTTTGGTGTGAAAATCAGTACTACTGCTAGTAATACTGCAATGTCTAAAaaagattatggaagaaaaatcaagaaaggaaTTAAGTGGACAGAGGATGAACAGAGAGCATTCTTGAAAGGATTGGAGTTACATGGTAAAGGcaattgggctaaaatttgtaaagatttcttGCCTAATAGAACATCAACACAAATTGCAAGTCATGCTCAGAAGTATTTCATGAGATTGGATGCTTCCAATGAGAGAAAAAATCGTAAGAAACCAAGTGTTTTCGATGTTCATCTTGAAAAAAGTATGAACCTTGAAGAAATTACACAAGACACTACTGCTAATACTGTTGTTTCTGAACATGCTATTGCTCCAGGGGAAAATAATCAAGAACGTGACAAAGAAACTCCTATTGCTGCAATTTCAACGAGTCAAGTACCAAGTTATCTTCCAAATTACATGATGaaagtcccaacacacaacgtTTTGCCTCTTACTTGGGTTTACATGTATCCATATggacaatatcatcatcataatgtTCATTATGCTTCTACATCAGCCAGTGCTACTACATTCGACAAGCCACTTTCTGggatatcttcttcttcttctaaggATAATTTGGAGTTAACCTTATAG
- the LOC132034973 gene encoding probable transcription factor At5g61620, protein MARNCTLCGRNGHNHRTCSEKGKCIKLFGVNISTTTSNTAVSKKDYGRKIKKGIKWTEDEQRAFLKGLELHGKGNWAKIGKDFLPNRTSTQIASHAQKYFMRLDASNERKNRKKPSVFDIHLEKSMNLEEISQDTTANTVSEHAIVPVENNQERDNETPIAAFSTSQVPNYLPNYMMKVPTHKVLPLTWVYMYPYGQYHHHNVHYASTSASATTFDKPLSGVSSASSSKDNLELSL, encoded by the coding sequence ATGGCTAGGAACTGCACATTGTGTGGTCGCAATGGGCATAATCATAGAACGTGCAGTGAGAAAGGCAAGTGCATCAAATTATTTGGTGTGAATATCAGTACTACTACTAGTAATACTGCAGTGTCTAAAaaagattatggaagaaaaatcaagaaaggaaTTAAATGGACAGAGGATGAACAGAGAGCATTCTTGAAAGGATTGGAATTACATGGTAAAGGCAATTGGGCTAAAATTGGTAAAGATTTCTTGCCTAATAGAACATCAACACAAATTGCTAGTCATGCTCAGAAGTACTTCATGAGATTAGATGCTTCTAATGAGAGAAAAAATCGTAAGAAACCAAGTGTTTTCGACATTCATCTTGAAAAAAGTATGAATCTTGAAGAAATTTCACAAGACACTACTGCTAATACTGTTTCTGAACATGCTATTGTTCCAGTGGAAAATAATCAAGAACGTGACAACGAAACTCCTATTGCTGCATTTTCAACGAGTCAAGTACCAAATTATCTTCCCAATTACATGATGAAAGTCCCAACACACAAAGTTTTGCCTCTTACTTGGGTTTACATGTATCCATATggacaatatcatcatcataatgtTCATTATGCTTCTACATCAGCCAGTGCTACTACATTCGACAAGCCACTTTCTGGGGTTTCTTCTGCTTCTTCATCTAAGGATAATTTGGAGTTAAGTTTATAG